From Amycolatopsis sp. YIM 10, the proteins below share one genomic window:
- a CDS encoding cobalamin-independent methionine synthase II family protein, with protein MRIPTEPIGSIPRPGYLVDAMGAFAEGRIDADALAESREKALADTVSRLTETGSPVLTDGEQGKPSFATYPLAGLESLAPDGVVIPFADGHTRQLPRLTAGPFRYATHADEYLRAAKELTDLPVKQAVIAASAISLIYPQDGIDGYSREAFLADLVDQAEADIRRSLDAGADSVQLDFTEGRLSLKLDPSGGLLKSFVDLNNRVLDRFSAEERARIGVHTCPGGDQDSVHSLDVDYAGLLPALFSLNAGRFYLQLASEPDPRRVLEIVREHSRPEQRIFVGVTDPVDPVVETAEQVRDRVRLAAEYVPAERLGTCDDCGFSPFADDTSTSRDIAFAKIAARVEGTRLAFG; from the coding sequence GTGCGCATTCCCACCGAACCGATCGGCAGCATTCCGCGGCCGGGGTACCTGGTCGACGCCATGGGCGCGTTCGCCGAGGGCAGGATCGACGCCGACGCGCTGGCCGAAAGCCGGGAAAAGGCGCTGGCCGACACCGTTTCCCGGCTGACCGAAACCGGTTCGCCGGTGCTCACCGACGGGGAACAGGGCAAGCCGAGCTTCGCCACCTACCCGCTGGCCGGGCTGGAGTCGCTGGCGCCGGACGGTGTGGTGATCCCGTTCGCCGACGGCCATACCCGGCAGCTGCCGCGGCTGACCGCGGGCCCGTTCCGTTACGCCACCCACGCCGACGAATACCTGCGCGCCGCCAAGGAACTCACCGATCTCCCGGTCAAGCAGGCGGTGATCGCGGCTTCGGCGATCAGCCTGATCTACCCGCAGGACGGCATCGACGGTTACTCCCGCGAAGCGTTCCTCGCCGATCTGGTCGACCAGGCCGAGGCGGACATCCGGCGCAGCCTCGACGCGGGCGCGGACAGCGTGCAGCTGGACTTCACCGAGGGCAGGCTCTCGCTCAAGCTGGACCCGTCCGGCGGGCTACTGAAGTCCTTTGTGGACCTGAACAACCGGGTGCTGGACCGGTTTTCGGCGGAGGAACGCGCCCGCATCGGGGTGCACACCTGCCCCGGCGGCGACCAGGATTCGGTGCACAGCCTGGATGTCGACTACGCCGGACTGTTGCCCGCGCTGTTCTCGCTCAACGCGGGCCGGTTCTACCTCCAGCTGGCCAGCGAGCCCGATCCCCGGCGGGTGCTGGAGATCGTCCGCGAGCACTCGCGGCCCGAGCAGCGGATCTTCGTCGGTGTCACCGATCCGGTCGACCCGGTGGTGGAGACCGCCGAGCAGGTGCGCGACCGGGTGCGGCTGGCCGCCGAATACGTCCCGGCCGAACGCCTCGGCACCTGCGACGACTGCGGTTTCTCGCCGTTCGCCGACGACACCTCGACTTCGCGG